In Desulfomonile tiedjei DSM 6799, a genomic segment contains:
- the truB gene encoding tRNA pseudouridine(55) synthase TruB: MSAHVDARNLRPNIVREAARLHGILLVDKPEGITSNDVVRVIKRKVKPAKVGHSGTLDPAATGLLVILIGVATRTLDHLNETRKCYHMVVKLGEETDSADKDGRVIRTSDPSHLTLNDIERALIPYRGVIDQIPPHFSAIKKEGVPIYKLARKGIFPQLAPRKVEIMSLVAGTWNCPFLELELTCSKGTYARSLARDIGNDLKVGARLERLRRTESGSFHVNQAVTLDEISEAGPDLIRERLIGVSDSLSHIPDIRMLPGEMNRLMRGAPILVQKSRFVPASNQQRLFKVVSASGGLLILVNPEPQGQEIALRPVRVFNMLGTDL; this comes from the coding sequence ATGTCGGCCCATGTTGACGCTCGGAATCTTCGGCCAAATATCGTTCGCGAGGCTGCACGTTTGCACGGAATATTGTTGGTAGACAAACCTGAAGGAATCACGTCCAACGACGTGGTCAGAGTCATAAAACGTAAGGTCAAACCTGCGAAAGTGGGGCATTCGGGGACACTCGATCCCGCTGCAACAGGACTGCTGGTTATCTTGATCGGGGTCGCGACACGCACCCTGGACCATCTGAATGAAACGCGCAAATGCTACCACATGGTGGTGAAGCTCGGAGAAGAAACGGATTCCGCGGATAAAGACGGTCGGGTCATTCGTACGTCAGATCCATCTCATCTGACTCTAAACGACATTGAGAGGGCCCTGATACCGTACAGGGGAGTCATAGACCAAATTCCACCACATTTCTCCGCGATCAAGAAAGAAGGGGTTCCCATCTACAAGTTAGCGAGAAAAGGGATTTTTCCGCAACTCGCTCCCCGAAAAGTGGAAATAATGTCTCTGGTGGCAGGGACTTGGAATTGCCCGTTTCTCGAACTGGAGCTCACCTGTTCCAAAGGAACCTACGCGCGTTCGCTTGCCAGGGATATAGGAAACGATCTAAAGGTGGGGGCGAGACTGGAACGGCTGAGAAGGACCGAAAGCGGGTCCTTCCATGTGAATCAGGCTGTGACTTTGGATGAAATTTCTGAAGCAGGTCCGGATCTGATTCGAGAGAGACTCATCGGGGTATCTGATTCCCTCTCTCATATTCCTGACATACGTATGCTCCCGGGAGAAATGAACCGCCTCATGAGAGGAGCGCCGATTCTCGTGCAAAAATCGCGATTTGTTCCAGCATCGAACCAACAGAGACTCTTCAAAGTAGTTTCGGCAAGCGGAGGCTTGCTGATATTGGTAAATCCGGAACCGCAGGGTCAGGAAATAGCTTTGAGACCGGTGAGAGTGTTCAACATGTTAGGCACCGATCTTTAA
- a CDS encoding type 1 glutamine amidotransferase: MNLNRCFFFFALAAILSIAITPCESAKTKRSEKLKPKLISTTPEPTTGTWIVVNLFSGRTSRQAEKVRDILAGLGAEGTGIVLPYREITVKDMKARRPSFLALSPNGVPWCKYDPTELDNFLKALKTIVEELEIPVIGICGGHQALALAFGGKVGPINGSEDDCIPYKKNPTEKGRHNIFVVADDPLFQGMGKTLNLVQNHYDEVKKLPPGFVRLAENDLCRHQIIKHPTKPAYGVQAHTEYYLKNRPDGGLLLKNFLKIATTHNKISRPELVTPQDQQSKERDHDRRLAR; the protein is encoded by the coding sequence ATGAATCTGAATCGATGTTTTTTCTTTTTCGCGTTAGCCGCGATACTTTCTATTGCTATTACGCCTTGTGAAAGTGCGAAAACAAAACGTTCAGAAAAGCTCAAGCCCAAACTCATATCCACCACCCCGGAGCCCACAACAGGCACATGGATCGTCGTCAATCTCTTCAGCGGAAGAACGTCCAGACAGGCGGAAAAAGTGAGAGACATTCTTGCAGGGCTTGGCGCCGAGGGTACAGGCATCGTGCTCCCGTACAGAGAGATCACAGTCAAGGACATGAAGGCGCGGCGTCCCTCATTCCTTGCCTTGAGCCCCAACGGAGTGCCGTGGTGTAAATACGATCCCACGGAACTCGATAATTTCCTCAAGGCCTTGAAGACTATCGTCGAGGAATTGGAAATACCGGTTATCGGAATCTGTGGCGGGCATCAGGCACTTGCTCTGGCATTCGGAGGCAAAGTCGGCCCGATCAACGGCAGTGAAGACGATTGCATCCCTTACAAGAAGAACCCCACGGAGAAGGGACGTCACAACATTTTCGTTGTGGCCGACGATCCATTATTCCAAGGAATGGGAAAAACGCTCAACCTGGTGCAAAACCATTATGACGAAGTAAAAAAGCTTCCTCCGGGATTCGTTCGACTTGCAGAAAACGATCTCTGCCGTCATCAAATAATTAAGCATCCGACAAAACCGGCCTACGGAGTTCAGGCCCATACGGAGTACTATCTGAAGAATCGTCCTGACGGCGGATTACTCCTCAAAAATTTTTTGAAAATTGCCACGACACACAATAAGATCTCCCGACCGGAACTGGTTACCCCTCAAGACCAGCAGTCAAAGGAACGTGATCACGACCGCCGTTTAGCCCGATAA
- a CDS encoding PaaI family thioesterase: MSKDKHRKLRNEDPIAFAREVVGGDPFAKLLGISIDEVRDSYARVSLTIQESYCNAEDRTHGAVLFALADQAFAVAANARGIKSFALEIKINYFQATVVGDCVSAEATPIDIRNRVSLWNVDLTNQNGDKVASAQGMAYHFV, translated from the coding sequence ATGTCGAAAGATAAGCACCGTAAGCTGAGAAACGAGGACCCTATCGCCTTTGCTCGAGAAGTGGTCGGAGGCGATCCTTTCGCAAAGCTCCTCGGAATTTCCATTGATGAAGTGAGAGATTCTTACGCGCGAGTGAGTCTGACGATTCAAGAGTCTTACTGCAATGCAGAGGATCGCACTCATGGAGCCGTCCTTTTTGCGCTCGCAGATCAGGCCTTTGCTGTGGCGGCTAATGCACGAGGCATTAAATCATTCGCATTGGAGATCAAAATCAACTATTTTCAGGCAACTGTCGTTGGGGATTGTGTGAGTGCCGAGGCCACACCCATTGATATCCGAAACCGGGTAAGTCTTTGGAATGTGGATCTCACCAATCAGAACGGCGATAAAGTTGCATCGGCCCAGGGCATGGCCTATCATTTCGTTTGA
- a CDS encoding sigma-54-dependent transcriptional regulator, which yields MIQPSGTGHVLVIEDDPFNGPFTQQLLVSAGFEAYLVGSAEEGIEFLDRSGDNCPDMILLDVNLPGMDGLETVTKLKAHPEYQYIPVIIFTVHDTLDYKIQGLNSGGDDYLIKPYEPDELIARVNAMLRIRRLYCSLRDERQTNRRLSETMDANQRLSHLLGHSPRMKSIAELIQDISTSDSHVLIQGESGTGKEVIARAIHEESLRKKGPFIVINCAAYPETLLHSELFGHEKGSFTGAIRRKQGRFEQADGGTIFLDEIGEVSLPTQVILLRVIQERQFERVGGEETLSTNARIIAATNRNLKQAMTEGIFREDLYWRLNVISIGVPPLRERKEDIPQLVTNFLDRYNVRLGKNVRSFSQEAMDIVFRHNWPGNVRELENVVERSMVLAKTDIIVPGDLPAELRGQDNPAIPAHVQADLDSVERDYIKSILEKCNWNKYKAAKIMGISRSTLYSKIRKHDLDLGASETGDKTPGSLRSSRA from the coding sequence ATGATTCAGCCTTCCGGCACAGGCCACGTGCTTGTCATTGAAGACGATCCCTTCAACGGGCCGTTTACGCAACAACTGCTCGTTTCCGCCGGTTTTGAGGCGTATCTCGTCGGATCGGCAGAGGAGGGGATAGAGTTCCTCGACCGCTCCGGGGATAACTGCCCTGACATGATACTCCTGGATGTAAACCTTCCTGGAATGGATGGACTTGAAACCGTAACGAAACTCAAAGCACACCCTGAATATCAGTACATACCGGTGATCATCTTCACGGTTCACGATACCCTGGATTACAAGATTCAGGGGTTAAACAGTGGTGGTGACGATTACCTCATTAAGCCGTACGAACCCGATGAGCTTATTGCCCGGGTGAATGCCATGCTCCGCATACGGCGGCTCTATTGCAGTCTGCGGGACGAGCGGCAAACGAATCGTCGTCTCTCCGAGACAATGGACGCGAACCAGCGTCTCAGCCATCTGCTGGGGCATTCGCCGCGCATGAAAAGCATAGCCGAGCTCATTCAGGATATTTCCACCAGCGATTCTCATGTACTCATTCAAGGTGAATCAGGAACAGGTAAGGAAGTTATCGCTCGTGCGATTCACGAAGAAAGTCTCCGAAAAAAAGGGCCCTTTATCGTAATAAACTGCGCTGCATATCCTGAAACATTGCTTCATTCAGAACTTTTCGGGCACGAGAAGGGTTCATTCACCGGCGCTATTCGTCGAAAACAGGGGCGCTTCGAGCAAGCGGACGGAGGTACCATTTTCCTGGACGAAATTGGAGAAGTGAGTCTTCCCACACAGGTAATTCTTCTTCGCGTGATTCAGGAGCGTCAGTTCGAGCGTGTTGGTGGGGAGGAAACCCTCTCTACGAATGCAAGAATCATCGCAGCCACAAACCGGAATCTTAAACAGGCAATGACGGAAGGCATCTTCCGTGAGGACCTGTACTGGCGGCTCAATGTGATTTCCATAGGAGTGCCGCCCCTCAGGGAGAGGAAAGAAGATATTCCGCAACTGGTTACAAACTTCCTGGATCGCTACAACGTCCGGCTGGGAAAAAACGTCAGGAGCTTTTCTCAGGAAGCGATGGACATAGTGTTTCGCCACAACTGGCCGGGAAACGTGCGTGAGCTGGAAAATGTGGTCGAAAGATCAATGGTCCTTGCCAAGACCGATATCATCGTTCCCGGAGATCTCCCTGCCGAATTACGCGGACAGGACAACCCGGCAATCCCTGCCCATGTTCAGGCGGATCTGGATAGCGTAGAACGCGACTATATCAAATCGATTCTCGAAAAGTGCAATTGGAACAAGTACAAGGCCGCCAAGATTATGGGAATCAGTCGCAGCACTTTATACAGCAAGATTCGGAAGCATGATCTTGACCTCGGTGCGTCTGAAACTGGAGACAAGACGCCTGGTTCATTGAGATCGAGCAGAGCATAA